A portion of the Aquila chrysaetos chrysaetos chromosome 4, bAquChr1.4, whole genome shotgun sequence genome contains these proteins:
- the FH gene encoding fumarate hydratase, mitochondrial isoform X2, translating into MNFKIGGVSERMPVQVIRAFGILKRAAAEVNQDYGLDPKIANAIVKAANEVAEGKLNDHFPLVVWQTGSGTQTNMNVNEVISNRAIEIMGGKLGSKTPVHPNDHVNKSQSSNDTFPTAMHIAAAQEVNEVLLPGLKKLQNALEAKSKEFSQIIKIGRTHTQDAVPLTLGQEFSGYVQQIKYGVARIESTMPRVYQLAAGGTAVGTGLNTRIGFAEKVAAKVAELTGLPFVTAPNKFEALAAHDALVELSGAMNTVACSLMKIANDIRFLGSGPRSGLGELILPENEPGSSIMPGKVNPTQCEAVTMVAAQVMGNHVAVTVGGSNGHFELNVFKPMMIKNVLNSARLLGDVCVSFTDNCVVGIQANTDRINKLMSESLMLVTALNPHIGYDKAAKIAKTAHKEGTTLKEAALKLGFLTSDQFDQWVKPKDMLGPQ; encoded by the exons ATGAACTTCAAGATTGGAGGTGTTTCAGAAAGAATGCCA GTTCAAGTTATAAGGGCTTTTGGCATCCTGAAGAGAGCAGCTGCTGAAGTAAATCAAGATTATGGTCTCGACCCAAAGATTGCTAATGCTATCGTAAAGGCAGCAAATGAG GTGgctgaaggaaaattaaatgatcACTTTCCATTGGTGGTGTGGCAGACTGGTTCTGGAACTCAGACCAATATGAATGTCAATGAAGTCATCAGCAATAGAGCCATTGAGATAATGGGGGGCAAACTGGGGAGCAAAACCCCAGTACATCCGAATGATCATGTTAACAAAAGCCAG AGTTCAAATGACACTTTCCCAACGGCAATGCATAttgctgctgcccaggaggtTAATGAGGTGTTGTTACCTGGCCTAAAGAAGCTACAGAATGCACTTGAAGCAAAATCCAAAGAGTTTTCCCAAATCATAAAAATAGGGCGCACTCATACACAAGATGCTGTTCCACTTACGCTTggacag gaaTTCAGTGGCTATGTGCAACAAATTAAATACGGTGTGGCTAGGATTGAGTCAACCATGCCACGGGTGTATCAGCTGGCAGCTGGCGGGACTGCAGTTGGTACAGGATTAAACACAAGAATTGGCTTTGCTGAGAAAGTTGCTGCTAAAGTGGCTGAACTGACAG GTTTGCCTTTTGTCACTGCTCCAAACAAGTTTGAAGCTCTTGCGGCTCATGACGCTCTAGTTGAACTCAGTGGAGCTATGAACACAGTGGCATGTAGTCTGATGAAAATAGCTAATGATATTCGTTTCCTGGGTTCTGGACCACGCTCTGGACTAGGAGAACTCATCCTGCCTGAAAACGAACCAGGAAGCAGCATTATGCCAG GAAAAGTGAATCCTACCCAGTGTGAAGCTGTAACTATGGTGGCAGCCCAAGTTATGGGAAACCATGTTGCTGTTACTGTAGGAGGTAGCAATGGACACTTTGAACTGAATGTTTTTAAGCCCATGATG attaaaaatgttttaaactctGCGAGACTTCTTGGAgatgtttgtgtttctttcacTGACAACTGTGTAGTTGGAATCCAAGCCAATACGGACAGGATCAACAAACTTATGAGTGAATCTCTGATGTTGGTAACAGCACTGAACCCACATATAG gaTACGACAAAGCAGCTAAGATTGCCAAAACTGCGCACAAAGAAGGGACAACGTTAAAAGAAGCCGCTCTAAAGCTGGGATTCCTTACGTCAGACCAGTTTGATCAGTGGGTGAAGCCTAAAGATATGTTAGGTCCTCAGTAA
- the CHMP5 gene encoding charged multivesicular body protein 5: MNRFFGKAKPKAPPPSLTDCIGTVDSRAESIDKKIARLDAELVKYKDQMKKMREGPAKNTVKQKALRVLKQKRMYEQQRDNLSQQSFNMEQANYTIQALKDTKTTVDAMKLGVKEMKKAYKQVKIDQIEDIQDQLEDMMEEANEVQEALSRSYGTPEIDEDDLEAELDALGDELLADEDNSYLDEAASAPAIPDVTPTDTKNKDGVLVDEFGLPKIPAT, from the exons ATGAACCGCTTCTTCGGCAAAGCGAAGCCGAAGGCGCCTCCGCCCAGCCTCACCGACTGCATCGGGACG GTGGATAGCAGAGCTGAGTCAATTGACAAGAAAATTGCTAGGCTTGATGCCGAACTAGTGAAGTATAAGGATCAAATGAAGAAGATGAGAGAGGGACCTGCAAAG AATACAGTAAAGCAGAAAGCATTGAGAGTGTTAAAGCAGAAGCGAAT GTATGAACAACAGAGGGATAATCTGTCACAGCAGTCTTTTAATATGGAACAAGCTAATTACACTATTCAGGCACTGAAGGATACAAAGACAACG GTTGATGCAATGAAACTGGGggtgaaagaaatgaagaaagcttACAAGCAAGTCAAAATTGATCAAATTGAG GACATACAAGATCAGTTAGAGGATATGATGGAAGAAGCCAATGAAGTCCAGGAGGCACTGAGTCGCAGCTATGGAACACCAGAGATTGATGAAGATGACTTGGAAGCAG AACTGGATGCATTAGGTGATGAGCTTTTAGCTGATGAAGACAATTCCTACTTAGATGAAGCTGCATCTGCTCCAGCAATCCCAGATGTCACTCCTACTGACACGAAAAACAAA GATGGTGTATTGGTGGATGAATTTGGGTTGCCAAAGATCCCTGCAACataa
- the FH gene encoding fumarate hydratase, mitochondrial isoform X1, with protein sequence MHRSLRACRRLGCSAGFLARQPPPCAAAAARWSPPLRSAMSTQEAFRIEYDTFGELKVPSDKYYGAQTVRSTMNFKIGGVSERMPVQVIRAFGILKRAAAEVNQDYGLDPKIANAIVKAANEVAEGKLNDHFPLVVWQTGSGTQTNMNVNEVISNRAIEIMGGKLGSKTPVHPNDHVNKSQSSNDTFPTAMHIAAAQEVNEVLLPGLKKLQNALEAKSKEFSQIIKIGRTHTQDAVPLTLGQEFSGYVQQIKYGVARIESTMPRVYQLAAGGTAVGTGLNTRIGFAEKVAAKVAELTGLPFVTAPNKFEALAAHDALVELSGAMNTVACSLMKIANDIRFLGSGPRSGLGELILPENEPGSSIMPGKVNPTQCEAVTMVAAQVMGNHVAVTVGGSNGHFELNVFKPMMIKNVLNSARLLGDVCVSFTDNCVVGIQANTDRINKLMSESLMLVTALNPHIGYDKAAKIAKTAHKEGTTLKEAALKLGFLTSDQFDQWVKPKDMLGPQ encoded by the exons ATGCACCGCTCACTCCGCGCCTGCCGCCGCCTCGGCTGCTCCGCCGGCTTCCTCGCCCGTCAGCCGCccccctgcgccgccgccgccgcccgctgGAGCCCGCCGCTGCGCTCCGCCATG tCCACTCAAGAGGCTTTTAGGATAGAATATGATACCTTTGGTGAACTGAAGGTCCCAAGTGACAAATACTATGGTGCCCAGACTGTAAGATCTACAATGAACTTCAAGATTGGAGGTGTTTCAGAAAGAATGCCA GTTCAAGTTATAAGGGCTTTTGGCATCCTGAAGAGAGCAGCTGCTGAAGTAAATCAAGATTATGGTCTCGACCCAAAGATTGCTAATGCTATCGTAAAGGCAGCAAATGAG GTGgctgaaggaaaattaaatgatcACTTTCCATTGGTGGTGTGGCAGACTGGTTCTGGAACTCAGACCAATATGAATGTCAATGAAGTCATCAGCAATAGAGCCATTGAGATAATGGGGGGCAAACTGGGGAGCAAAACCCCAGTACATCCGAATGATCATGTTAACAAAAGCCAG AGTTCAAATGACACTTTCCCAACGGCAATGCATAttgctgctgcccaggaggtTAATGAGGTGTTGTTACCTGGCCTAAAGAAGCTACAGAATGCACTTGAAGCAAAATCCAAAGAGTTTTCCCAAATCATAAAAATAGGGCGCACTCATACACAAGATGCTGTTCCACTTACGCTTggacag gaaTTCAGTGGCTATGTGCAACAAATTAAATACGGTGTGGCTAGGATTGAGTCAACCATGCCACGGGTGTATCAGCTGGCAGCTGGCGGGACTGCAGTTGGTACAGGATTAAACACAAGAATTGGCTTTGCTGAGAAAGTTGCTGCTAAAGTGGCTGAACTGACAG GTTTGCCTTTTGTCACTGCTCCAAACAAGTTTGAAGCTCTTGCGGCTCATGACGCTCTAGTTGAACTCAGTGGAGCTATGAACACAGTGGCATGTAGTCTGATGAAAATAGCTAATGATATTCGTTTCCTGGGTTCTGGACCACGCTCTGGACTAGGAGAACTCATCCTGCCTGAAAACGAACCAGGAAGCAGCATTATGCCAG GAAAAGTGAATCCTACCCAGTGTGAAGCTGTAACTATGGTGGCAGCCCAAGTTATGGGAAACCATGTTGCTGTTACTGTAGGAGGTAGCAATGGACACTTTGAACTGAATGTTTTTAAGCCCATGATG attaaaaatgttttaaactctGCGAGACTTCTTGGAgatgtttgtgtttctttcacTGACAACTGTGTAGTTGGAATCCAAGCCAATACGGACAGGATCAACAAACTTATGAGTGAATCTCTGATGTTGGTAACAGCACTGAACCCACATATAG gaTACGACAAAGCAGCTAAGATTGCCAAAACTGCGCACAAAGAAGGGACAACGTTAAAAGAAGCCGCTCTAAAGCTGGGATTCCTTACGTCAGACCAGTTTGATCAGTGGGTGAAGCCTAAAGATATGTTAGGTCCTCAGTAA